Proteins from one Pseudomonas grandcourensis genomic window:
- a CDS encoding response regulator, with amino-acid sequence MSSVNKSILLVDDDQEIRELLDTYLTRAGFQVRTTPDGAGFRQALNEAPSDLVILDVMLPDEDGFSLCRWIRQHPRQAQVPIIMLTASSDEADRVIGLELGADDYLGKPFSPRELQARIKALLRRAQFGQERSGGEVLAFDDWRLDMVSHRLFHIDGEEVILSGADFALLKLFLDHPQEILDRDTIGNATRGRELMPLDRIVDMAVSRLRQRLRDTEKPPRLIRTVRGSGYQLAANVVASNGH; translated from the coding sequence GTGAGCTCAGTCAACAAGTCGATTTTGTTGGTCGATGACGATCAAGAGATACGCGAGTTGCTGGATACCTACCTGACCCGTGCCGGTTTCCAGGTACGTACCACGCCCGACGGTGCCGGCTTTCGCCAGGCGCTGAACGAGGCGCCGAGTGATCTGGTGATCCTTGATGTGATGCTGCCCGACGAAGACGGCTTCAGCCTGTGCCGCTGGATTCGCCAGCATCCACGCCAGGCGCAGGTGCCGATCATCATGCTCACCGCCAGTTCCGACGAAGCCGATCGCGTCATCGGCCTGGAGCTGGGCGCCGACGATTACCTCGGCAAGCCCTTCAGCCCACGGGAATTGCAGGCACGGATCAAGGCGTTGCTGCGCCGCGCGCAGTTCGGTCAGGAGCGCAGTGGCGGAGAGGTGCTGGCCTTCGATGACTGGCGGCTGGACATGGTCAGCCATCGGTTGTTTCACATCGACGGCGAAGAGGTGATTCTCTCGGGTGCCGACTTTGCGCTGCTCAAGCTGTTCCTCGATCATCCGCAGGAAATCCTCGACCGCGACACCATCGGCAATGCCACCCGCGGCCGTGAACTGATGCCCCTGGATCGCATCGTCGACATGGCGGTCAGCCGGTTGCGCCAGCGCCTGCGTGACACCGAGAAACCGCCGCGACTGATCCGCACCGTGCGTGGCAGCGGCTACCAACTGGCAGCCAACGTGGTTGCCAGTAATGGTCACTGA
- a CDS encoding ATP-binding protein, whose protein sequence is MVTETLRKLATKVPMPRSLLGRMLLLTLLAVLFAQTLSSVIWVSQLRATQLEGLVTSARSLAHSMTASVSYFRSLPVAFRPLVLDQLRSMGGTRFVVTLNDKPLGMEVLPITPRKEAVLKAVDEVLRQSLGQDTDISVTFVSPEDLRIFNGGLKLDELPRSWAHYALTLEPVNPPVLVTQIQMAPGEWLYIASLLPEPYTSLEEQGLPAQQVWFIVLTSSFLLLFIGLLVHWQSRPLKRLARAARDLSLGADVEPVAEGGGSEVVEVGRAFNTMRERISRYLTERSQLFSAISHDLRTPITRLRLRVELLEDETLQAKFGRDLDELELLVKGALQCVKDTDIHENIEPVDLNHVLDCLVEPYLAPNGNGRVTQQGRALAAYPGKPLALKRCIGNLIDNALKYGQNAHLHIDDDESAFILHVDDEGPGVPEQRLEQVFEPHFRLAGQQQGYGLGLGIARNIAHSHGGEVSLQNLREGGLRVTLQLPRSVD, encoded by the coding sequence ATGGTCACTGAGACGTTGCGCAAGCTCGCCACCAAGGTGCCGATGCCGCGTTCGTTGCTCGGGCGAATGTTGCTGTTGACCCTGCTGGCGGTGCTGTTCGCCCAGACATTGTCGAGCGTGATCTGGGTGTCGCAACTGCGTGCCACCCAGCTCGAGGGCCTGGTCACCAGCGCCCGCAGCCTGGCCCATTCAATGACCGCCAGCGTCAGTTATTTCCGTTCGTTACCGGTGGCGTTTCGACCCTTGGTGCTCGACCAGTTGCGCAGCATGGGCGGCACCCGGTTCGTGGTGACGCTCAACGACAAGCCCCTGGGCATGGAAGTGCTGCCCATCACCCCGCGCAAAGAGGCGGTGCTCAAGGCGGTGGACGAAGTGCTGCGCCAGTCCCTTGGTCAGGACACGGACATCTCGGTGACCTTCGTCAGCCCGGAAGACCTGCGCATCTTCAATGGCGGCCTGAAGCTCGATGAGTTGCCACGCTCCTGGGCGCACTACGCGCTGACTCTGGAACCGGTGAATCCGCCGGTGCTGGTCACGCAGATCCAGATGGCGCCGGGCGAATGGCTGTACATCGCCTCGCTGTTGCCCGAGCCCTACACCAGTCTTGAAGAGCAGGGCCTGCCGGCGCAACAGGTGTGGTTCATCGTCCTGACCAGCAGCTTTTTGCTGTTGTTCATCGGCCTGCTGGTGCACTGGCAGAGTCGTCCGCTCAAGCGCCTGGCGCGGGCGGCGCGGGACCTGTCGCTGGGGGCCGACGTGGAACCGGTGGCCGAGGGCGGCGGCAGCGAAGTGGTCGAGGTCGGGCGCGCCTTCAACACCATGCGCGAGCGCATCAGCCGTTACCTGACCGAGCGCAGCCAGTTGTTCAGCGCCATTTCCCACGACCTGCGCACGCCGATCACCCGCCTGCGCCTGCGGGTCGAGTTGCTCGAAGACGAAACACTGCAAGCCAAGTTCGGGCGCGATCTGGACGAGCTCGAATTGCTGGTCAAGGGTGCGCTGCAATGCGTGAAAGACACCGACATCCACGAGAACATCGAGCCGGTGGACCTCAACCATGTGCTCGATTGCCTGGTGGAGCCGTACCTGGCCCCCAACGGCAACGGTCGCGTGACCCAACAGGGACGGGCGCTGGCGGCGTACCCGGGCAAACCACTGGCGCTCAAGCGCTGCATCGGCAACCTGATCGACAATGCGTTGAAGTACGGGCAGAACGCGCACCTGCACATCGATGACGACGAAAGCGCGTTCATCCTGCATGTCGATGATGAAGGGCCGGGCGTGCCGGAGCAGCGGCTGGAGCAGGTGTTCGAACCGCACTTCCGCCTGGCCGGGCAGCAGCAGGGTTATGGCCTG